The Micropterus dolomieu isolate WLL.071019.BEF.003 ecotype Adirondacks linkage group LG14, ASM2129224v1, whole genome shotgun sequence DNA segment AATTTTAAAGTTCGGGAaggcaatgttggagaaactagcatgagaaagctagattttgaaagtatccaacctaaaataaatcccatcccctcccttcaggcctccctgcGGTCTAGCGTTTTACTTACACAGCACACACCCACTCCGAAAcccccttcttcctctcttATTTTATCTCAGGCCTCCATATCCTGCACACTCTCATCACCTCCAATGGTAACCTCAACACCTCACCCTCCTCATTCTGTCTCTTACTATTTTAATAGCTCCAGTGGGGTGTTACCCAGCACCTATGGAAATCCTGTCTTTTCCCAGGGGCATGGATTGTCTTCCTTTGTTAATGATATTCCTTCATACTCTGGCATTGTGTCTTCTGTCAGGATTAATTACTGCAGAccaaagaaatacagaaaagtaAATGTAGGTAACTACATTTACGTCCCTCTCAAAGCAACATCATTTCAAATTTACTACATACCAAtgagccataacattatgaccactgacaggtgaagtgaaagTCATTATCACGTTACCAtagcacctgtcagtgggtgagATAGCCTATGTAAGGCAATatgtgaacattttgtcctcaaaggTGATgagttagaagcaggaaaaatgggcaaacGTAAGGATTTGAGagactttgacaagggccaaatttTGATGGCTAGACGAccgggtcagagcatctccaaaacggTCTGTACCTAtcagtggtccaaggaaggaaaagtggTGAACCAGCGACAGGGTCAGGGGCAGCCAAGGCTCACTGATGCATGTGGGAAGCGAAGGCTGGCCCGTgtggtccgatccaacagaTGAGCTACTGGAGGTTAAATGAAAAAGATTATGCTGGTTttgatagaaaggtgtcagaacacacagttcCTTGCAGTGTGTTGCATAGCTGCAGACCAGTCAGGGTGGTCAAGCTGACCCCTGTCCACTGCCAGAAATGCCTACAATGGGCATGTGAGCCTCAGAACTGGACTACGGAGCACTCGAAGAAGGTGGCCTGGTCTGAACATGTGGCACTAGGATGCACTATGGGATGAAGGGAGTGCGATGCTTCGGAcaatgttctgctgggaaaccttggCTCCTgctattcatgtggatgttactgTGACACGTACCACCTACCAaagcattgttgcagaccatGTGCAGCCTTTGTTGGGAACAGTATTCCCTGATAgcagtggcctctttcagcaggataatgtaCCCtcccacaaaacaaaaatagttcaggaatggtttgaggaaCGCAACAACGAGTtgttgacttggcctccaaattccAAATTATCTCAATCCAGTTAAGCATCTatgggatgtgctggacaaatgAGTACGATCCATGGAGGCCCCACGCAGTTTACAGGATTTAAAAGATCTGCTGCCAACATCTTGGTACCAGATACCACAGTACACGttcagaggtctagtggagtccatgTCTCAACGgatcagggctgttttggcagCAAACGGGGGGTGTACACAATATTAGCCAGGTGGTCATAaagttatggctgatcggtgtgttttgatggtacactgacttgtaatagggatAATGGCGTCTCTGTCATTACCACTCTGGGCCTGTATAGGCACGAAATCTATCCCAAGAACACTGTAATGCTTTACGGCACCACATTACACACCAACAAGACGCTTCAGCAAGCTAGCTATAAGAGCTAGCTAGCAgtgtaatgtaattattattgtCCTCGGTGCAAACaatcattaaataataattttataattttcgCATTCATGTATACACAGGCATACAGACACACTATGCAATTGTAAACCCGCAACCTTTGATCAGCCCCACGGACATCTATAAACGCAAATCTAATCTCTAAAGTTTTTCCTGGACTCAAACCACCACAGCCTGCTGTTTGCAACTATCACACAACCACAACCGAAACACGCTACACCTGATCATGATCCACACGGCACTTGTTGCCGTCCCTTGTGGGCCCTTGTAATCCGCTGGGCCCCCCTGCAACATTGCACCTGCTGCACCGTTGGAGCGCCACTGCcaagctggccttcttgctgttggactcGTAAGTACTAACTTATTAGCACACTTGGACATCTGTAAGTGCTCTTGTGTCGGTTTCTGCCTAGCTTTATTGGCTAGCTTGCTCCCATGTTTCAGGCAACAGTATGTAACTTTTCTACcataaaataacagctggtagagAGCAGCGCCGGTGTAGTGCAATTATATTATTACATCTAATCATATTGATATTTTATGGTTAAAAGCAGAGGTATACAGTGCCTTGAATAGGGATTTTTCCTTCTTCTAAATACTTTGTTCAGGAATGGTTTCTGCTTCTATCTAAttatgaccgggtctgtttaaTTGGtggttttaatattcatgtgtaTCATTTCATAAAGTCATTTTTTTTCCCACCACACAGGGCCTACACATGGTGAGAGCCTCATTCTTGATCTTGTTCTATCATGTGGCCTAAAAACCAACAGCATGGAACTTCTGTCTGCATATTTAATAAGCGCAGTATTGTGTTTAATTTGTATTGTTCTTCGCCACCTGAAGTTACATTCGCTCTTGCAAATTTAGTTCAGCTAGTAcattttcaaatgcattttttcTTGTCTTCTGAGCTGCCTCTCGTCTCTGACACTGACCTTCCAGTGAACTCCTTTCATGACCTTTGTGTGACAACATTGGACTCAGTTGTCCCAgtcagaaccagaaccaaatcaatttctaatttttttacattgtatATAATATCAGTTAcatatcattcatttgatctaccTCCAACAGTTGGCTTATgcactttaatttttttatggaGCAAGGTAACGAAAACAAGCATACCCACCAACATGGTGCAGGACATGCAGGACGTAGAGAGAAGTGGCAGAAATGAGCAGACAGTGAGaaatggacttcacatgacagtattAAACACTAGAATGAATTTTTATAAAAAGCTGTTTCGATTGTTTTGATCAATGGACCCTTGTTCACCATAccagtaaatctgaatgaattagactttggggctcatTGTTTcacttaaatgaactgaacaattACATCACAACAATTGTGGAGAAACTATCCGATCTAACtatgtgtagcatgttcatactgacaaaagtttaaacatttttgcatCCATGATCTAAGCAGTTTAGATCTAGCTAAAGCAGGTTAACCgtcggggtttaagaggtttaatACATCCAAAAAACTTACAGACCAGGCAGTAGATGCACACCAGGCCAGTATACGGGGTTGGCGGCTAATTGGGACTTCGCTAATAATTGAAGATTTACTGTAATAGATGTTTCTCTGTGACTATGGCCAGCTCAGTTTCATTCCACACAAACATGCCCTATGGCGCCCTCAGGGTTCAGTTCTGGGTCCCATTTTATTCTCCATCTATATGCTCCCTGTTGGTGACATATACACGCAAATATAATGTCCAGTGtcactgttatgctgatgacacacaggtCTATATCCCAAGAAGATCCAGTGCCCAGTCTAAAATAGCAACCTCCATTAAGTTCCTTCATGAAATAGGGAGGGATTTGCTAGCCATTCCAAAGTCAAAGCTGAAAACCAAAGGAGACAGGGTCTTAGCTGGCCCTACACTCTGGAACAACCTACAGTACCAGAGGAGCTCTGGGTCATAGACTCTGTTTCCTGTATTCTCTCACTTCTAaagatgttttaataaaaataaaaaaaaaagactttcaTTGCGTGATGCCTCTAACgtttcacaaaacacaacatttcacatttcatgtggtAAGTGAAAATATACTTGTTGACTTTTGGCTGAGACAATAGCCAGTCAAATGACTCACACAGGCAGCGTTTATTCTTTCAAACATGTGGTTTTTATTTGATAATACTGAATATTTTGTCCTTTGCCCGGACTTACACAAAGCatcaaacacatgcacagtcTTCTATTCACACATGGTACACATTTCTCGTTTCTCTACACCTCTCCAAAAGGATTaagctctctcactctcacgTTACTCCAGCGCAAGAGGACCTTCTCACCTCGGCACTACAGCTAAAGACATTGTAGACAAagacagcaaaaacacacaaaaatcatGACAGGTATAATAACACtgaaaaaatacaaagtaatggaaaatggaaagagtttactttttaattttaaattatgcCTCTAATACTCCAtcatatatatactgtattttttagtTAATGTAGCTTGAGGTGTATAAAACAGCACTGTAAACTTCGATTGAGTAACTTGCTTTCTATGACAGCGATAAAGCTTTCATTAATAACTGGAAGGAGCAGGAAAGACAAATCAAAGCTAACATTAAGCACGTAAAGACCGTATTACTCATTATGAACCGTCTGCGAGAATATATTGGCAAATCATGAAACTGCTGTTGGCATTTACAATCAATAGATAATACAAAGACACTGAAATAACATCCCACAAgctctttttgtttctctttcacacATAAAATCTGCAAAAAGATCCCTTATATTCGAACCTCTCACACGCcacttatttgtttttctttcattgcaAGTACTATTTTATCTGTTATGACAAAGATAGCAAGAATAAGCTTGCGTTTGTAAATATATGGATCACCAAAAGCACTCAAAATCCGCGAAATCTGCACCTGAAGTGGATCTGTCGGTCTGAGCGAACAATAATTACTGTCACATCAGAGTGCTCAGGCTCTTGTCTTTACTTGAACTCATCCTCAGAAAGTGCAAATCTAGTTCTAACGCagtaaataataattatcaagTAACAACAAAAGTATATGCATAGGTACTGTACAGCTACATAGTGGGGATAACAAGGGAGAGGGTGAAGAGGAAGAGTGAGAAATTTGGTTATTTCTGATTGGACTGTGGGGCAGTGAGGAGGTGTTGGTTTACCTCATGAGCAGGTTTAAATTTTGAGTGCTCATCTTCACTCAGCATAGACTGGTCCAGTGAGGCCTGTGACGGCCACAGGCTTCAATTAAAATAACTACAGGAAATGATTTTCACCAACAAAAAAATCCCCCCAGAAAAGATCAGCCATACAAGATGActcatgtttctttttaaagGAAACAGTTAAGCATTGTCGTGGGCGTCCAACATCACCAGTGGCCAAACGGCTCTCAGCAGAGATGAGAGATGCGGTAAGTAATAGTATTTTGGCGAGAGGGAgacagtcatttaaaaaaggcaACTTGGAATTTGGCTTTGGAATAAAATGGAGAACGAGGTAATAAAAGTAGAAACACGGTGGGTAACGAATGATCGTCCGTAGATCGGGGATTGATTGGTGGAGAGCAGAGCTGCTAAAGAGCTTTGTGGGGCAGGAAGTGCTCTGTCTCACCGAGAATTTATATCCTCCTGACGCCAGCCTCAGGAGGAAGTTGCATCATCACTTGACCAGTCTATGTCTCATGATgctatttgatttgttttttacagaAGCTGTGTCTGAAAACAACCTCTGAGCCTCTTCAGAGTCAGTTAATGTTGAGCAAGGCTGAGGCTGAAAGCGACCTCATGTTGCTGTCTCTGACCGAAATACTTGCTGACAACAAAAATAGGATAAAGATTGTTTTCAGACCATCACGTAATTTATGTCACATTAGCCTTCTTATCAAAAATCGCTTTGCCTGATATTGTTAAATTTCAAAGGAATCGTTTACATTTGTTTTCGCCAGGCTGTGCAGTGGGCATTCAGGTGTGCCACGTGACTAAGGCTCCTCGCCGTCCAGGAACTCCTTCTTGGGCGATGTGACGCCGCGGTACCAGGAGCAGGAGCCATCCGACCTCTTGATGCATGCGTAGTGGTTGGCCTGGCGTCCGTGCACCTGCTTCTCAATCATCAGGTCCGTCCACAAACATTCCTCAGGAGCGGAGATCTCGCAGGGCAAAGAGGGACAGCGCACAATCTGCCGAGACACGCAAAACAATCTCCCATTACTATATTGGCTCATGTCTTGTCTCGTTTGGTCTGTTATGTCTGGTTTTGTAGTCCAAGataaaccacacaaacacagacagtccTCCTTCACTGCCTTACCTTGCATTCACAGCCCATCTGGTAGCGCTGGGTAAGACCCTTCTTCTGGGTGTTGCTCAAGGAGTCCCAGAGCATGATGTAATCACACAGGGTTACATGCATGCGCCCACCGGCTTCGGCCTTGCCTGTAAAAGAACGAGAGAGTGATAAAAGCTTTTACAATGACAGAaaattcagacaaaacaagatcaTACATGCAGGAAAACACCAACACCCAGCTCCTGATGCTTGTATAAATGCTTTCTGTGAGTGTCACACCACATATTCACAGGTAAATCTGATTAAATCTTGTTATTTTTTAGACTGGTGCTCGCAAGCATCAACACAGACCACCTGTCCTCAGGTTTCACGCACAAGTGGCACCAGTCAAAACAAGAAGATATTTCAAGTTGATTTTACAGATCTGCTGAGGCTGTGTCCTCTTCACTTCCCCACTATCTGTCTGCAGAGCAACTATCAACATGTTGAAGTTTGAACAGTATGTCCTCGCAGACGGGATGACTCATGTTTTACTGCAACGCTTCCAACCATTAACCCTTTGAACTGGACAAAAGATGAATCATTTCAAAAGATGCCCCGGTCTGCAGAAAGTTAACTGTCTTTgcaagaaatgaaatgaaaaagagtCTGAGAGAGAGGAGACGCTGGCTTCAGCAGTTCCTCCTCTTACAACTCTATGTAATTAGGGGCAAGTGTTTGTGGGTGCCTCTCCGTCAGTGATGTGGAAACCAGAGCATGCATGACATCATGATCCTGTGTCTCCTCTACTCGCCGTACTATGTCTCAATCTGCTGCTTTCAACAACACCACCAGCCAGATTTAGCATACGAACATAGGAATAGGCTACAGCCAACAGCCAGATAGCCTAGCTTATAATAAAGACTGGAGACAGGGAGAAAAAGCtcggctctgtccaaaagtaagGTAAATACTGTATCTGTCTGTTTGGATGCTGAGTGCACAACTattttcaccagctagtcgctaactgtgtctgtctgctggttGGTGCTTaacaggtagtgtacagtgggttttagGGCTTTTTCTCtgtaaacagctgcctgctgtagacaaaaaaacacaagatgtgAGCAGTGGGggtgaaccaaaacagaaaagttgcagcatggaaaaccaaaacaatgagctgaaatttGTTATTTAGCTGTAGATCTGATGGGGATTACAGAGTAATCCATCACTATGAGTAACCCCCTATCACGGGTAATTATTCATGTGATTAATTGTTGATAtacaaatattgattatagctgctttaaggCTACTGTTctagaaaaatgacaaaatggcgCATGCAACTGATCACACTGGAGTGGAAGAAAGGCTATGCAGATGTAAAAATGCAGCCTCAGGGGTTAAAGATAGACAGTGACTAAGTCAAAATAAATTCAGCCACCTAGAGAAGGTTCCCTTCAGGCTGTTATCTTGtagactgaaatattttattttcatttcatggtcAATTCACCTTGAGAAGGGAGAGCAAGATATACGATACGTACATTTACAAGTCTCAGGAGCTAAAGCTGTAGCACGACAGACAAGGTCGCTTCCAGGCTCCACAGGGTTTAGTCAGCAGCATATCATTACCCATAATAACATAAACAGTTATTCCTCCAGAACACAAAATGGTCCGTTAGTCTTTATTTGATCTCATGTTTGTCTGCCCAGTTGTTTACAACTCAAGTCAATATCTGATAATCTGTCTGTGAATTCCTATTGCTTTACTATGTGTCTGTCTATTCTTCACTTTCTGTTTGCACTGTATGTTGAATCTTAGTTTATCCACCCAAAACTGAAATCAAAGATGTCTTTCTTTACAATCCCCTTCTCCTTACTCATACGTCCACATCATCCGCTAAAGGGAAAGTAATCATTCTAGCATTTGTAGTATTATTTTATGTACgttttacaaatttaaaatacagaactttaaacctgctttaaaaggtgtcattttgtaaatttaagATTACAGCTGcagtgattattttcattctttattaCTGTACCGAGTTTTGTGCAATGGCCTTTTGGCTTTTTCAACACAATAGAGAGACAGGAAGTTTGGGGGTAGAGAGTGAAATGACATCGAACAAAGGTTCCaactttaaacataaaaatacaaacatttgctTATTCATGTTTCAAAATATGCATTCTTTCCgggagttagatgagaagattgataccactcgtGGTATACACTGAGTATGGAGTTACAGTCAGcggccggttagcttagcttagcttggaAACAGGTGGACAGgttgcctaccagcacctctaaagctcattaacacattatatattgTTGCCGAAGTGTAAGAATTTGAAGAGACCCCCCTTAAAACAAcatcatgttgtttttacatatctgtaaaaaagacaacatgttTTTGGTGAGCTTTAGAAATACGAGAGAaagccagactagctgtttcctcctgtttccagttTAAGTTAAGCTAACCATTCTTTGGCTCTCGCTTCATACTTAACTCACAGATATGAGATAATCTTCTCAAATaagagtatttcccaaaatgtctaactattcTTCTAAGTGTTAGCATGAACACCACTGACTTGTTACATGCTTttcggattttttttttttaaattagttaaTGGGTAAAATGACCAACGGGACAATCACTCCAGAAACTCAGTGCTTTGCTTTCAttacagacaaaacacagtaacacacacctgAGATCAAGTACTCCTTCTTGCCAGTAGCATCCAGGGTAACGCCACAGACAGCGGACACAGGAGCAGTGAAGACAGCCTCAATGTCCTCGTTAGGCCCCTTGAACATCTGGAACAAATAGCGAGGGGGACCAAAGTCAGAATGAAGGAGTCAAAGTCTAAGCATCAAACCCTTTTGACTAAAATACTAGGAGGCATCTGATGGAAAATATATCAAATTAAGGATTTAAATGTGATCAGTGTATTCTCACCTTGATTTGTTTGACATCATACTGGATTCTCTTGATGGGGTTCCCATAGATATCATTCCCAGaatccacctctctctctcccacaacCTTTGCTCGAATCACTGTGAGGGAAACAAGAGGAACATTGCACCAGATCACACGACACCACCggtcaaaagaaagaaagtaagatGCAAAAACCATTTCCAATAAAAGGATGCAGAGGGAGTGCTTCAAGCAACCAGGTATGTGAACAAGATGTtctttggaaaaaaacaacaacactaaaACACTAAAAGGCTGCTCATGTGAAAAGACTGGAGCACggttgaaaattaaaaaatataaaatgataataagatatgtagggctgcaactaacgaccattttcattatcgattaatctaaTGAGTTTTTTCCAGATAAATCAGTTGTTTGGTCTTTAAAATATCCGATAATTGTGAAAAATACCCATCACAATATCACAAATCCTAAAGGTGAcatctttaaatgtcttgttttgtctgaccaacagttcCAAAACcagagatattcagtttacaataacATGAAACCGAGAAAACCAGCAAATTCTCACTGACCAGAAAacatttggtatttttgcttgtGAAATGACTCCAACTATTAACAGattgtcaaaatagttgcagataaTTTTTCTGTCTGATTAATCGCTCTAAAGACATGATCATTCATAACATCATGACATTATTTCCAGAGACATTTGTTAATACTGAAACACCACCCAAGCCTAAGATTCTTGTTCACCCCATCCCACGCTGAACATCCTCCACAGCTGCCTCAAGTctcacatacatgcacataccACACTGATGCACCGCACtggcaataaagaaaaatgagcTGGAGAAGCTCAGCTTGGAGATCAACAGTAGCCCAGTCaatgaaaacaattaaaagttTCTATTGGGTGTAAACCTGCATGAGGGCCAGACACATAAACTGACTCTACCTGCCAAACGAACCTTCCTGCCTCAAAACATGACCAGGAAACCGTCAATGTCCAGAATTAAGGATTAGGAATACAACATGAAAGCTGATATACAGAGAAAGTGCAGGCCAGAGGCATGTTTCtcaccttgtgtgtgtgtgtgtgtgtgtgtgtgtgtgtgtgtgtgtgtgtgtgtgtgtgtgtgtgtgtgtgtgtgtgtttgtacagctATCTTTGTGAGGACAAGCAAGGGTTTTTAACCTTTGGAGTGAGGACCATTTtgcaaagtgaggacatttaggCCGGTCCTCactttattttcactgtaatggCCTCCAGAGTCTGTTTACATGCTTCTCTCAAAGTTTCAGAGAGGTCCTCAAAAAGATGCCAATATCgaaaatgtgtgtggattttCGGNNNNNNNNNNNNNNNNNNNNGTAGTTAAACTAGTCCATTCTGAAACGAACTCAATAGCGCCCCCTTGAAAAGGTCCCCACTCCAGTGGTAAACtgggttaaaaaaattaaaaatttccTTCATGTTTTTTAAGGAACTGAGGTGGAAACTGGCATCAAGGTGCCACCCAGTGTTGGAATCTATCATGCATTTGTCTCTAAGTATAGTAGAAAGGGTGGTCCTCACTCCAGCAGTTAATTAACCTGGACCTCACTATGAGGCACgtacaggaatgtgtgtgtgtgtgtgtgtgtgtgtgtgtgtgtgtagtgttttaatGGCATGACTGACTACATCTAGCTTCAGCTCTGCTTAGGGCATTTATTCAGAATGGAAAATATGAGCAatagggagagaaaaaaaaacataaaataagcaGGAACAGAGGACACGTACAcatagataaacacacacacacacacacacacacacacagttgactGCTGTTGCTCTTACACCCTTGGGTTTAGTTTATGGCTTGGAGCAGACACAAATATGGGGGTTCATGGCTCCCAGAGTTAATAGCGTCTCTCATTCTTCGGCTCCTTCCCTCGCCACTTCCTTTTCCCCCCCTTTTCATTCCTCGCCATGGTCCAAACATGCACGcttttctgcacatgtaattACAGCTACATTGTTagtgctgcaactaacaatgattttcattatcgattaattgttcatgtctgtaaaatgtcagaaaggtGAAAAATGGCCAGAAGGTGTTCTCCGGGTCggaggtgacatcttcaaatggcttgttttttccccaccaaactaaccaaaaccccaaaatattcatTTTCTGATGACGTCAAACAGAAAATCCCCACATTTCAGAAGCTAGAACTAGTATGTATTTGGTATTTGTGTGAAtaactaaaataattaataaacaatcaaaaatgTTGTCGGATTCATTTTCTGACCAGAGAAGCATGGTACCATCACTCTAGAACGGGGCTTCAGTCGCATTTTCAGGCTTTCCCCCAACAAACTGTTAAGCAGACGTGTTAAATCCATCCACCTCTCACCCTGTGATTGTAATTTAGAAGGTGATGGTCTAAACAATAGTCAAAATAGCCTTTGCTATAAGAGATAGTACCTCTGCCCCCCTCAAAGTGTAATAATTTTGAGTAAATCTGACAGCAGCATTACGACAAAGTACTTAACTCCACACCTCTTCAACATCGGATTAAAGGGGGCTTTGTCGAaccatttctgtattttatggaaAGCGACAATCTGACATTAAGACCTAAGTAAattttttcattgtcaattattttcttgattaatcaattaattgttagGTCAatcaaatgtcagaaaatggtaaaaaatgatgatcagtaTTTCCCAAAGCTCAATATGACGCACtcacttgttttgtccacaacccaaagatatttggtctactgtcacagaggaggaaagaaaccagaaaatattccgTTTTAAGAAGCTAGaatcagaaaattaaaaaaaatgactcaacccgattatcaaaatagttggtgattcatttaatagttaatcgattaattgttgcagctctaatggGCATAGATGGGGGTTTGACTTCTGTCTCtaactctctttctttccttcattACACAaccatataaataaatgcatcacTATGAAGTCTTCCAGGAGAGACTGTGTGAAAATATGCTTCGTTATCTCCATTTTTAAAGCATTGTGCGTCTGCCCCTTTATGCGTCTAACAGCTGACTTTTCATATCTCCTTCATGTTTGGCTGTTCAGAACAACTACCAACACTGTTGTATGAACATTGAATAttggacacaaacatgactccaaaaGAATGCGAACTTCATAAATAAGCAACTTAACCGCTAAAATGCTCaccttaataataatttatatttgtcacctctatgttttcagtgctgtataaagaccttacataatgaactgttatgtgttaattaccttagaatgagacatttctatctacatacactgtgGGTCTCCTTACATGGACAGTGCCATGTTCTgccgtcatgtttctacagtagctcaaACGGACAAACAGCTCTTCAAACGTTGAATACAtacgaagaagaagatgaagacgtaacgttagtagtagtagtagtagtagtcgtcgtcgtcgtcgtcgtcgtcgtcgtcgtcgactggtttattaaaagtaagaagagaagagaaatttggacaaatggaggcccacctgtattatttagcacaagagcagaCACAAAATGGAGCGGTCTATCAGCACAAATAAATGCTGCAAGCAAACTTCTGCATTTTAGTTGCACAGTTGATGCTTATGCAAatctgcagcagcagccagagtacacacacacacaaacacgcagcaGTACACCTGGCTGGCACACTCTCCTGCATTCCATGCAGTTTTTCCGCGCTCATTTCCTGACCTCAGTCTGAGCCACAAACTAATGAGCAAAGAAATCAGCAGCAGGACACAATACTGAGGGGAAATTACCCTGTTGTGCACAATGGATTGCTATTGTGGGAGCTTATCTGTCCACCTTGGCATTGCAGACATGTTTACTTCTCAGTTTCCCCCTGCAATAAAGCCAGAGCAGATGATCCTGTGCAGTCTAGACAGCGTG contains these protein-coding regions:
- the timp2a gene encoding metalloproteinase inhibitor 2a; translated protein: MKMPFSVNGVLGTLALLVLWRAEELAEACSCAPVHPQQAFCNADVVIRAKVVGEREVDSGNDIYGNPIKRIQYDVKQIKMFKGPNEDIEAVFTAPVSAVCGVTLDATGKKEYLISGKAEAGGRMHVTLCDYIMLWDSLSNTQKKGLTQRYQMGCECKIVRCPSLPCEISAPEECLWTDLMIEKQVHGRQANHYACIKRSDGSCSWYRGVTSPKKEFLDGEEP